One stretch of Roseofilum reptotaenium CS-1145 DNA includes these proteins:
- a CDS encoding ParE family toxin-like protein produces MPENLTHFTTPQFWESYRQLPQEVQALADKNYEWLKNDPKHPSLHFKKIGSLWSVRVGKNYRALGSDEPEGILWFWIGPHSKYDDLIKES; encoded by the coding sequence GTGCCAGAAAATTTAACGCATTTCACTACTCCCCAGTTTTGGGAATCCTACCGTCAGTTGCCACAGGAAGTTCAGGCTCTGGCAGACAAGAATTATGAGTGGCTTAAGAACGATCCGAAGCATCCCTCTTTACATTTCAAAAAGATCGGAAGTTTATGGTCTGTAAGAGTTGGGAAAAATTATAGAGCTTTAGGTTCTGATGAACCAGAGGGAATCCTATGGTTTTGGATTGGCCCCCATAGCAAATATGATGATCTAATTAAAGAAAGTTAG
- the nfi gene encoding deoxyribonuclease V (cleaves DNA at apurinic or apyrimidinic sites), producing the protein MKIPETLGWPTLVEEAKLIQEEWRDRTVTSDELPEVHWVAGVDLGFEDDGKTTRAAVAVLSFPDLKLIETAIALCPTIFPYVPGFLSFREVPPILKALRQLTITPDLILCDGQGLAHPRRFGLACHLGTLLDCPTIGVAKSRFIGTHDEPAPKRGSWTSLKDGEETIGAVLRTRTKVKPLYVSIGHKISLETAIAYVLNCSPHYRLPETTRIADRLASNRI; encoded by the coding sequence ATGAAGATTCCTGAAACCCTCGGTTGGCCGACTTTGGTAGAGGAGGCAAAATTAATCCAAGAAGAATGGCGCGATCGCACCGTCACCTCCGATGAACTCCCAGAAGTCCATTGGGTTGCTGGAGTCGATCTAGGATTTGAAGATGACGGCAAAACCACCAGAGCAGCAGTTGCGGTGCTGAGTTTTCCCGACTTAAAGCTGATCGAAACGGCGATCGCCCTTTGTCCAACGATCTTTCCCTATGTTCCAGGTTTTCTCTCCTTTCGCGAAGTCCCTCCCATCCTCAAAGCGCTCCGTCAACTCACCATAACCCCCGATTTAATCCTCTGCGATGGTCAAGGATTGGCACATCCGCGCAGATTTGGATTAGCCTGTCATCTGGGGACACTGCTCGATTGTCCCACCATTGGTGTAGCAAAATCCCGGTTTATCGGCACTCATGATGAACCTGCACCCAAACGAGGCAGTTGGACTTCTCTCAAAGATGGGGAAGAAACCATCGGTGCAGTGCTGAGAACCCGCACCAAAGTCAAACCTCTGTATGTCTCCATTGGCCATAAGATCAGCCTAGAGACGGCGATCGCCTATGTCCTCAATTGTAGTCCCCATTACCGTCTCCCCGAAACCACTCGTATCGCCGATCGCTTGGCCTCCAATCGAATTTAG